A genomic segment from Oryctolagus cuniculus chromosome 14, mOryCun1.1, whole genome shotgun sequence encodes:
- the LOC100352848 gene encoding olfactory receptor 2Y1-like has product MGSLNTTFREGFILVGFSDWPQLEVFLFVFIFIFYSLTLCGNTTIIALSQLDIRLQTPMYFFLCHLSFLDLCYTTSTVPQLLINLQGPDRTISYGGCVAQLFIVLALGSTESVLLVVMAFDRYAAICRPLHYMAIMYPHLCQALAVVSWLGGFINSLIQTGLMMALPLCGLHLNHFFCEMPVFLKLACEDTEGTEAKMFVARAIILIFPAALILVSYLHITKAVLKVKSMAAKRKAFGTCGSHLLVVSLFYGSAIYTYLQPIDSYSENGGKFVALFYTIVTPMLNPLIYTLRNKDVKGALKKLLGRGRY; this is encoded by the coding sequence ATGGGGAGTCTCAATACCACTTTCAGAGAGGGCTTCATTTTGGTGGGCTTCTCAGATTGGCCTCAACTGGaagttttcctttttgtctttatttttattttctactctCTAACTCTTTGTGGCAACACCACTATCATTGCTCTCTCCCAGCTGGATATTCGACTGCAAACACCCATGTACTTCTTTCTCTGCCACCTCTCTTTCTTGGACCTCTGCTACACTACCAGCACTGTGCCTCAACTGCTGATCAATCTTCAAGGACCTGACCGGACCATCAGCTATGGAGGGTGTGTGGCCCAGCTTTTCATTGTCCTTGCCTTAGGCTCAACGGAGAGTGTTCTCTTGGTGGTGATGGCTTTTGATCGCTATGCTGCCATCTGTCGTCCACTCCACTACATGGCCATTATGTACCCCCATCTCTGCCAGGCATTGGCTGTTGTCTCCTGGTTGGGAGGTTTCATAAACTCTTTGATTCAGACAGGTCTTATGATGGCCCTACCTCTCTGTGGCCTTCACTTAAATCACTTTTTCTGTGAGATGCCTGTATTCCTGAAGTTAGCTTGTGAAGACACAGAAGGAACAGAGGCAAAGATGTTTGTGGCCCGAGCCATAATCTTGATCTTTCCTGCAGCACTAATTCTTGTCTCCTATTTACACATAACTAAGGCAGTGCTGAAGGTCAAGTCAATGGCTGCAAAGAGAAAGGCTTTTGGGACTTGTGGGTCTCACCTGCTTGTGGTTTCCCTTTTTTATGGCTCAGCCATCTACACCTATCTCCAACCCATTGACAGTTATTCTGAGAATGGGGGAAAGTTTGTTGCTCTTTTTTATACTATTGTTACCCCTATGCTCAATCCTCTGATTTATACCTTAAGGAACAAAGATGTGAAGGGGGCTCTGAAAAAGCTACTAGGGAGAGGCAGATACTAA